TACCATCGATCAGTGGAAGTGGCATACCTCAGGTTAAAGCCCTTGTCTCAGGGAAAATCGACTATGAACCACTGAAGGTCTTAATTTGTAAATTCATAGGTGGAGTTCTGGCGATATTCAATGGTTTGTCACTTGGAAGAGAAGGTCCCTCTATACAGATAGGATCTACCGTAGGATATCTGTTTTACAAAAACTCTAAAAGTGTACTGGAGAGAAAAAGATTCATAATAATAAGTGCAAGCGCAGGTTTAGCCGCGGCTTTTAATGCCCCGTTGGCAGCAATAACTTTCTCGATCGAAGAGCTACAGATGGATTTTTCAGTATTCTCCGTTGTTGATTGCGCAATTGCTGCCATCAGCGCTGATTTTGTCTCCAGATCATTCTTTGGTATGACTCCTGCTCTTCACATTCAACTTGAAAAGGTTTTGCCTTTGAAACACTATTTGCTGGTGATCATCCTCGGGGTAGTTCTTGGAATAGTAGGCTCGTTCTTTGAAAGATTGCTTCTATACTTTGTAGATATCTTCGGGAGATTTAAAAAATTCCGTATCCTGATCCCGACGGCTCTCGCATGGATCTTAATGTATAACCTACCGCAAATACTTGGTGGTGGTCATGAACTAATAACACACAGTTCGTTGGGGTTATTTTCTCTGAAAACTATTTTAATTTTATTGGTTACAAAACTCTTATTCACAATGATAAGTTATAGCTCAAAGGCACCAGGCGGTTTGTTTCTGCCAATGGTTGCAATCGGTGCGATGATAGGTGCATCGTACTCAAAGACAGTTGCACTCATGAATGGTATTGATAGCTTCTATCTACCAAACTTCGTGATTCTTGGTATATCAGGTTTTCTCACAGCAGTTGTAAAGGCTCCATTGACCAGTATTATTTTAACAACAGAGTTGGTTGGTTCACTCAATCATTTCATGTCTTTAATGCTTGTATCGATCGTAGCTTATGTAGTATCCAGATTCTTCAACACAAATCCCATATACGATGATCTTTTGAACAAAATTTTGCAAGGCACTTGTGATAAATCATGTGATTTACCTCAAAAAGAAATGATCGCAGATATCAAAAAGGCGAGCGAAGACAATCTCGCCTAAACTTGTACAACTTCAAGTTTGCTCTCTTGTATTACAAGCTCTGTGAAATGATGACAGGACAAAGGTGTAGATCTTTTCAAGAGATTTGATAAGACTTTATTAGGTCCTACTTCGACAAAGTCTGAAACATTTGTTTTTCTCATGATGTTGCAAATTGAATCGTACCAGAGTACTGGTGAAGTTATTTGCTCTAATACATATTTTTTTATCTCCTCTGGATCTGTCGTTTCTTGACCAGTGCAATTCATTACGATTGGCCAGCGTGGTTTTCTGAATTTGACATCTCTGAGTTCTCGTGCCATTTTTTCTTTTGCACTTTCGAGTAAAGGTGTGTGGAATGGTCCACTAACTTTGAGTTCAACAACTCTTTTTGCCTTCGTTTTCAACAACTCCATAGCTGTTTTAACACTGCTCTTGAGACCACTTATCACAACTTGATCTTCGGCGTTGTGGTTCGCAATCCATACTCCTTCCAAGGTGGATATCTTTTCTTCAACTTCCTTGAATTTGAGACCTATGATTGCTGCCATAGTACCTTCCCCTGGAAGGACTGCCTGTGAGATATATTCACCCCTTTTTCTGACCAAATAGATCCCAAGTTCGAAGTCATAAACATCAGCAGCTGCAAGAGCAGTATACTCACCCAAACTATGACCAGCCAGTATTGAAGGGACATGACCATTTCGCATTAATTCATCAAAAGCTATATAGCTTGCAAGATAAATCGCTGGTTGTGCATTCTCTGTTAATTTGAGAACCTCTTCATCCTCGTTCATCAACCGGTACATATCAATTCCAAGTACATCCTTCGCTCTTTCAAAGAAAAAATACGCCCTTGGATAAATTGAGAAGTCTTTTCCCATCCCAGAATATTGAGAACCTTGACCTGGAAAGAGGAACGCTTTCATGGCAACACCTCCTCATAAAGCCTTTTAATTGTCTGTTTAAACTCCTGAAAAATCCTACAAATGATTTCGTTGACAGGTAATATTTCATCTATCAATCCCGTCACCTGCCCTGCCATAAAGGAACCAGAATCGATGTCTCCCTCCAGAACTGCTCTTCTTAAGCTGCCAACCAAGACTTGTTCTGCCTCAAGAGGGCTTTGTGCTTCAAGTTCACAAATTTGTTTTGCAAATGGTGTCTTCAAGACCCTTGCCGGATGACCAAGTTTCATACCAGTCACAACGGTATCTCTTATTGAAGCACTCAGAATCTTCTTTTTATAATTTTCATGAATTTCCGCTTCGAACGATGCTAAAAATCTTGTACCAATTTGAACACCCTCTGCGCCTAAAGCGAAAGCCGCAGCCATCGCTCTACCATCGGCAATACCGCCCGCCGCAATGACTGGTACCTTCACGGATCTTGCCACCTTGTTCACCAACACAATTGTTGTTACCTCTCCGATGTGACCACCAGATTCCATACCTTCCGCAACCACAGCATCTACTCCTGATCTTTCAAGCAATTTTGCCAGTGAATCAGAGGCAACCACTGGAATTACCGTTATACCATGTTGCTTTAATGTTGACACATACTTTGCAGGATTTCCCGCACCAAAGGTTACAACTGGTACACACTCTTTCAAAACGATTTTGACAAGTTCATCTGCATATGGCGAAGCAAGCATGATATTCACACCAAAAGGCTTATCTGTCAGATGTCTCGTGGAATGAATTGCGTTTGTTAGCTGTTCTGGATTCATGGCACCTGAACCTATTACTCCCAAACCCCCGGCATTTGAAACAGCAGCTACGAGTTTTGGAGTGCCGGCCCAAGCCATGCCACCCATGAGAATTGGATATTCTATTTTCAGCAACTCGGTCAGTCTATTTTTCATTCTTTTTCACTCCCACTAAAAGTGTTGCTGTCGCTACTACTTTCCCTTGAACTTTGGCGATGCCATTGACTTTGAAAACTCCCAATTTTGATTCTTTCAAACTGACTTCGTAGGTAAGAGTGTCACCGGGTCTTACCTCTGACTTGAACCTCGCTTCATCAATTCCAAGAAATAGTGGTATTACATTTTGATCGGGTTCGAGCAACATAATCCCCGCCGCCTGAGCAAGGCCTTCAATTATCAACACACCAGGGTAAATAGGATAATCTGGAAAATGACCCATGAAGAATATCTCACCAGCAGTTACGTTCTTTGCTGCAATCACATGATCTTTACTTTTTTCAATAACTCTGTCGACCAGAAGCATTGGAAAACGATGAGGTAATATTTTCATTATTTGATCAATATTCAACCTTGATACCTCCCAACCACGAGCGAAACATTGTGTCCGCCAAATCCAAAGGAATTTTTCATGAAATTCCTTATCTCAGTTTCAATAGTCTTTTTACCAACAACATTGATGCCAATCTGTGGATCCAGATTATCGAGATTTGGCATTGCATGTAAAAAGTTACTGTGCATTTGAAGGATTGCTATGACGAGCTCTGCCGCAGCCGCAGCTCCGAGCAAGTGTCCCATGAGAGCTTTTGAGCTATTGACAAAAACATGTTTTCCAAAAATTCTTTCTATAGCTTTTGCCTCTGCTACATCTCCTGCAGGTGTACTGGTAGCATGGCAGCTGACATATTGAATATCATCTGGGTTGATCTTCGCATCTTCCAGTGCCATTCTCATTGCCTTTTCTGCACCTGACCCTTCTGGATCTGGTGCACTCATGTGGTATGCATCGTCATTCATGCCAAAGCCCTTTATTTCGGCAAGAATTTGAGCATTTCTTTTTTTTGCAATTTCCTCAGCTTCGATAATCAACACTGCTCCACCTTCACCCATGACAAAGCCATCTCTATCAACATCAAAGGGTCTCGATGCTTTTTTCGGCTCATCATTCCTGGTTGATAGAGCTTTCATGTTTGCAAATCCAGCTATTGGTAGTGGAGCAATTGTGGCTTCTGCTCCACCAACGATTGCAACATCTGCATATCCATGTCTTATGAGCATACTACCCATTGCCACGGCATGACCTGATGCTGCACAAGCACTTACTGGGGCGAAATTGATCCCTTTCAATCCATGCTCTATCGCTACAATTCCTGAAGCCATATTTATTAAGAGCATTGGTATTAGAAATGGACTGACCTTTGAAGCTCCAGCCGATAAGAATTTATTGTTCTCTGTATCCAGAGTTATAAAACCACCCATACCCGAAGCTATGAGAACTGCAGTTCTCTCTGAGAAATCTGGTAAATTAATCTTTGCCTGATCCAACGCCTCTTTGACTGCAACGAGTGCAAAGTGAACAAACCTGTCTGTTCTACGTGCAAGTTTTTTGTCGATGAATTTTTCAGGATCGAAATCTTTTATCTCTGCTGCTATTTTCACTGGTAAATTACTTGCATCAAAACTCGTGATTGTATCAGCTGCTATTTTTGAATCTTTCAAGGATTGAAGTACTTCTTCTTTTCCTATACCAATTGGTGAAATTATTCCCATTCCAGTGACAACAACTCGGCGCACTCAATCTACCTCCTTTGCGTTCATTATACCCATCAAAGAAAAAGGCGGTCAAACCGCCAGTTTACTCAGTGAAAAATGTGGTTTTATTTTTTTAACATTGAAAATCCCCTTAACAGAAATATCTGTCTTTATGAGTGATAAAGAATTATTAGTAAAAATATTATTTAACCGAAATCGGATGAATTAACCAGGTAAGATGATCTTCAGCTACAGATTGCATCGGTGGCAATAGTTGAATTAAAAACAATTTTGACATCTTCAAGCCGCCTTGAATTCACAAATAAGTAATATTAATGTCACATCTGATCTCTCGACAACCGTGAGTAGAAGGCAAATGATTCACTTCTCTTTTTGGAGAAATATAGAGCCATGTCCGCGTTTCTGAGAAGAGTCTCGAGATTGTCTCCATCGGTTGGATAGAAGGCTATACCAAAATTCGCAGAGATCGAAAAAACATTGTTTTCAACAACCAATGGTTCTTGAATTACCTTCAGTAATCGCTTTGTGAATGTGGTGATCTCTTCAGTAGAAAAATTCGACAAGAGAAATACAAATTCGTCTCCACCCAACCTCGCTACAATGTCATTTTCGCGAATGCTCTTTTGAATTCTTAGAGCAATCATCTTGAGCAACTGATCGCCAACTGAATGACCAAATTTATCGTTGACTTGCTTGAATTTGTGAAGATCCATGAAAAGCAAACATGCAGATCTGTTCGTTCTTCTGGCAAGTGAAAAGATCTTCTCGGCAAATTCTTCGAGTAATCTTCTATTCGCCAAACCAGTTAAAGGATCGTGATATGAGTAATATTCCATGATGCGTCTTTGTTCTTCAAGCTCTTCCTCAAGTTTGATCCTCTCAAAGAGTAATCCAACCTGACCCGCAAAGAGTTCTGCAACTTCTATTGACTCTTGTGTAAATGCATTTTCATCTTCGAAATTATCCAGATTGAAGAACGCTATCGTGTCATTTTTCACTATGACAGGTATTGACAAGAGAACTTTTATCTGATTCACGCGACCTTCCGAGTACAGAAAATCTCTTTTTTCACTGTTCAAGAGTTCCTCGTTGATTTTGTGCAAATTCTTGATGATCTTCACCTTACCATCCTGTCCTTGTGCAAGTTCCTCTGGCCTGAAGAATAGATTTCCAACAATCTTTTGATCATATCCATAGACATTTGTAAAGACAAAAACATCGCCTTTTTTCATCAACAGGCTTCCCGCTTGAGCACCTGGAACGAGTTCAACGGCTTTTTGCAAAATATATTGTGATGCATCATGGATCCGTCCATTTAACACAAGTTTTGTGAATTCAAGCAATGCATCCTGAAAGGTGTTTTTTTTCAGCAATTCATTTCTCAAGATTCTCTCGACTCTCACCATTCTAATCGTAGTGACCAGCTCGAATAAAACAGTGGCAAGAACCGAAAAGATACCCGAAATGACAAATTCACTCAGCGAAAGAAAATCTTTCTTTGGATTACATTTAATACTATCTATGAGTACAAATTTTCCTTCCTCACAAACTACGATATCTACCAAGCCCAGTAATTCAAGTAATAATTTTGTATCTATCAACACAACTATTGCTTCATTCGGGAGATAATCAGATGCATCGTGTATTTTGAACAAAAGCCTAATTTTATCTTGAAAAACAACGACATACTGTTCTGAAATCAGTTTTTCAACATCAAGACTTTCAAAGTAGATCTGATCAATAACTGGATATCTTGTCTTGATTTCATTAAATTTTTTGTCAATATAAATCTGATCGTTATTTAAAATAGCTCTATAGATTGAACTTTGTCCGAAATCATTATCAAGTGTTTTCGCAATAAAATCAACGGCACTACGAAGCGTACCTCGAGCTATCTTGATCTTTTCCTCGAAGCGCTCTAAGTTCAATGAATAGAAAATCCATACACAAACACAAAAAGTTATGACAGACAAGACAGATAACAATACAACCTTTTTCAATAAGATCCCCCTCGAGCTTTCAATTGCATAACCAATAATATTCATTCAGATTAAAAAATCATTATAAAAATCGTGCTAAAGGATGAATAGATGATGAAAATTCACAATACTCTTTTGATAGTCAGTATGTTGAGTAGAAATTATTTCGACCAGAAATTAGATCTCGTATGATAAACTTAAAGTACGTATTGCTAACATATGGAGGTGATTTGATGAAGATTCTTTTTAAGAATGCCACGGTTTTTCCAATCACAAAAAAGCCATTCAAAGGAGATGTACTGGTTGAGAACGGAAAGATCAAACAGGTCGGTGATCAAATCAGATCGAGCAAAGGTGTTGAAACCATCGATCTAACCAACAAGTATCTCTTCCCAGGCTTCATCGATGCACATTCTCATATCGGCCTTTACCCTGAAGGACTTGGATCAACTGAAAGTGAAGGAAATGAGATGACAGATCCAGTTACGGCACATTTGTATGCGCTCGACGCCTTTTATCCTGATGATTCCGCAATAAAAAAGGCTCTCTCTGGCGGTGTGACAACTGCATTCGTAGTCATGGGTAGTGCAAATCCCGTTGGGGGACAGGGATTTGTCGCCAAATTCAGCGGAAAAACAGCAACCCAAATGTGTGTCATGAATCCCGTTGGTGTGAAGATGGCCTTTGGTGAAAATCCAAAGCGCGTTTATTCTGAAAAGAAAGTTCTTCCAAACACAAGAATGGGTACTGCAGCAGTTATAAGGACTTTCTTACTCAAATCGCGTGACTACATGAAAAAGAAAGAGCTCGCTAAAAAAGAGAATAAAGAATTCACCGATACAGATCCTAAGTACGAGGTGGGGGAAAAATTGCTGAAAGGTGAATTGGTTGCGAGAATGCATGCACACAGAGCAGATGATATACTCACAGCCATAAGGATAGCAGAAGAATTTAATATCAAATTTGTTATAGAACATTGTACAGAGGGATATAAAGTGGCAGATATCTTGGCAGCAAAAAATGTACCCGTTGTCGCCGGACCATTACTAACTTTTGCGACAAAACTCGAATTGAGAGATATGACAATGGAAGCCTTGAAGATTCTCACTGAAAAGGGCGTATTGACTGCTCTTATGTGTGATCACCCTGTTATACCACTTGAGTATGCAACCGTTCAGGCTGCAACAGCCATGAGATATGGAATGAAAGAAGAGGATCTCCTCAAAATGCTCACGATAAACCCCGCCAAAATTCTGGGTTTATCTGACAGGATAGGATCAATCGAACCAGGAAAAGATGCCGATCTTGTCGTGTGGTCTGGACATCCATTTGATATGAAAGCCATCGTTGAAAAAGTATTCATCGAAGGTGAATTGATATACTCTCGATAAAGACTAAAAGGCGGTATCAACCGCCTTTTAGTGCCTCAAATATTAAATGTAATACTTTTAGGATTGCTTCATGTTGGGGTAGTGATACAATTAATGTTTTTTTCCTCATTCCAGCAGTCGGAGATGTCAATATACATTCTTTGTGTTGTGCGAGTAATTCACACAAATAAGTTTCAAGTGTATAAACTCTTTCATCACAGATTCTTTTCACCGCCGTACTGGAAACTGCCGCACTTCTTACATCCACACCACCCAAGATGAGTAAGAGATCAACCGATCTTTCCGCCTCCTCAAAGATTAACTCTGCTATTTGATCAACATCTTGTGGTACTCTTTTGATCTTCACCTGTACTGGTAAAAGAACCAGTGTCTTTTCCAATTTTTCAACGAATGAATCATCTCCATCAACAATCAGACAAGTGAAATTCATATCCAAAATCATCTCCAAGGATCATATTCACCCGAGAGAAATTTATCTATCCAATAAGCTGCCCTCTTACCTGCGCCCATCGCTTCAATAACGGTTGCTGCTCCCGTTACTATATCTCCACCGGCAAAAACTTTCCTAAGGCTGGTTGCACCAGTTTCACTATCGGCAATTACATAACCATATTTGTTGAGTGTCAAGCCTTTGAACTGACTCAGCAAAAATCTATTTGCATCTGTACCTATAGCCTCCACAACCATATCGGTTTCTATTATAAATCTACTATCTTCGATCGGAATAGGTCTTCTCCTTCCAGATTCGTCTGGCTCACCAAGTTCCATACTTATGCACTCAACTCCAGTTACTCTACCTTTCTCATCTCCTATGTATCTGAGTGGTTGAGTCAACCATTTGAATTTTATACCCTCTTCAACAGCATGGAGATATTCCTCTCTTCGAGCAGGCATTTCTTGTTCCGTTCTTCTGTAGACAACTACTACATCCTTTGCTCCCAATCTCAAGGCACTCCTTGCCGCATCCATTGCAACATTTCCACCACCAACTATCACAACATTTTTCCCTTTTTTCACAGGTGTATCGTACTCTGGGAATAGATATGCCTTCATGAGATTAACCCTGGTCAAAAATTCATTGGCAGAATAAACTCCATTGAGATTTGTACCTGGTATTTTCATAAACTTTGGTGTACCTGCACCAACACCTATAAAGATTGCATCATATTTGTCCAAAAGCTCTTCAACTGGTATTGCCTTACCAACAGGTGTGTTCAAATGAATTTTCACCGATAATGATTCAATATACCTGACTTCTCTTTCAACTATTGATTTTGGCAATCTAAACTCTGGTATACCATAAACCAATACCCCACCAGGTTTGTGTAAGGTTTCAAAAATATCAACTGAATATCCCATCTTTGCAAGATCTGCCGCAACAGTTAGTCCGGCTGGGCCAGAGCCGATTACTGCGATCTTCTTTTCTCTCGGAGGTTGTGGATCCACTTTTAAATCTTTAATATTGGCTGCTTCCCAGTCTGCCACAAATCGTTCAAGTCTACCAATTGCAACTGGCTCTGAACCAGGTATTTTACCGACAACACATTTTTCCTCACATTGAACCTCCTGTGGGCAAACTCTCCCACATATCGCAGGAAGATTGTTGTATTTTTTGAGAATCTTTGCAGATTCTTCAAAGTTTCCTTCTTTGATTTTTCTTATGAAACCCGGTATATCTATACCCACTGGACAACCACTCACACATGGATGTGCTGGACATTGTAAGCATCTTCTTGCCTCGAGAACTGCTTGTTCTTCAGAGTAACCAAGTGCAACTTCAGAGAAATTCTTAATTCTCTCATGGGGTTCCTGCTCTGGCATTGGTGTTTTTCTCGCTGGTGGTCTTACAGCCACGAAAGATCACCCACACTTTCTTTGAATTTTTTCAAACTCAACTCTTCTTCCTCTCGATATTGAGTCAATCTCATGAGCAATTCATCCCAATCAACCTTTGTTCCATCGAATTCCGGGCCATCAACGCATGCAAATTTCATCTGGCCATCCACTGTAACTCTGCAAGCACCACACATACCCGTTCCATCTACCATGATTGGGTTCAAAGACACCCAAATCTTCAATCCAATTTCCTTGGCTTTGAGACTACAGAACTTCATCATGATAGTCGGTCCGACGGCCCAAGCGATATCTATTCTCGCTTTGCTCATGACTAAATCCAT
The DNA window shown above is from Thermotoga profunda AZM34c06 and carries:
- a CDS encoding ClC family H(+)/Cl(-) exchange transporter; protein product: MAGILVASYRFCIAKVDTLRGYVVTNWGGFSWIILTILVVFILESIVRRLPSISGSGIPQVKALVSGKIDYEPLKVLICKFIGGVLAIFNGLSLGREGPSIQIGSTVGYLFYKNSKSVLERKRFIIISASAGLAAAFNAPLAAITFSIEELQMDFSVFSVVDCAIAAISADFVSRSFFGMTPALHIQLEKVLPLKHYLLVIILGVVLGIVGSFFERLLLYFVDIFGRFKKFRILIPTALAWILMYNLPQILGGGHELITHSSLGLFSLKTILILLVTKLLFTMISYSSKAPGGLFLPMVAIGAMIGASYSKTVALMNGIDSFYLPNFVILGISGFLTAVVKAPLTSIILTTELVGSLNHFMSLMLVSIVAYVVSRFFNTNPIYDDLLNKILQGTCDKSCDLPQKEMIADIKKASEDNLA
- the fabD gene encoding ACP S-malonyltransferase, which gives rise to MKAFLFPGQGSQYSGMGKDFSIYPRAYFFFERAKDVLGIDMYRLMNEDEEVLKLTENAQPAIYLASYIAFDELMRNGHVPSILAGHSLGEYTALAAADVYDFELGIYLVRKRGEYISQAVLPGEGTMAAIIGLKFKEVEEKISTLEGVWIANHNAEDQVVISGLKSSVKTAMELLKTKAKRVVELKVSGPFHTPLLESAKEKMARELRDVKFRKPRWPIVMNCTGQETTDPEEIKKYVLEQITSPVLWYDSICNIMRKTNVSDFVEVGPNKVLSNLLKRSTPLSCHHFTELVIQESKLEVVQV
- the fabK gene encoding enoyl-[acyl-carrier-protein] reductase FabK encodes the protein MKNRLTELLKIEYPILMGGMAWAGTPKLVAAVSNAGGLGVIGSGAMNPEQLTNAIHSTRHLTDKPFGVNIMLASPYADELVKIVLKECVPVVTFGAGNPAKYVSTLKQHGITVIPVVASDSLAKLLERSGVDAVVAEGMESGGHIGEVTTIVLVNKVARSVKVPVIAAGGIADGRAMAAAFALGAEGVQIGTRFLASFEAEIHENYKKKILSASIRDTVVTGMKLGHPARVLKTPFAKQICELEAQSPLEAEQVLVGSLRRAVLEGDIDSGSFMAGQVTGLIDEILPVNEIICRIFQEFKQTIKRLYEEVLP
- the fabZ gene encoding 3-hydroxyacyl-ACP dehydratase FabZ; this encodes MNIDQIMKILPHRFPMLLVDRVIEKSKDHVIAAKNVTAGEIFFMGHFPDYPIYPGVLIIEGLAQAAGIMLLEPDQNVIPLFLGIDEARFKSEVRPGDTLTYEVSLKESKLGVFKVNGIAKVQGKVVATATLLVGVKKNEK
- the fabF gene encoding beta-ketoacyl-ACP synthase II, with the protein product MRRVVVTGMGIISPIGIGKEEVLQSLKDSKIAADTITSFDASNLPVKIAAEIKDFDPEKFIDKKLARRTDRFVHFALVAVKEALDQAKINLPDFSERTAVLIASGMGGFITLDTENNKFLSAGASKVSPFLIPMLLINMASGIVAIEHGLKGINFAPVSACAASGHAVAMGSMLIRHGYADVAIVGGAEATIAPLPIAGFANMKALSTRNDEPKKASRPFDVDRDGFVMGEGGAVLIIEAEEIAKKRNAQILAEIKGFGMNDDAYHMSAPDPEGSGAEKAMRMALEDAKINPDDIQYVSCHATSTPAGDVAEAKAIERIFGKHVFVNSSKALMGHLLGAAAAAELVIAILQMHSNFLHAMPNLDNLDPQIGINVVGKKTIETEIRNFMKNSFGFGGHNVSLVVGRYQG
- a CDS encoding sensor domain-containing diguanylate cyclase gives rise to the protein MNIIGYAIESSRGILLKKVVLLSVLSVITFCVCVWIFYSLNLERFEEKIKIARGTLRSAVDFIAKTLDNDFGQSSIYRAILNNDQIYIDKKFNEIKTRYPVIDQIYFESLDVEKLISEQYVVVFQDKIRLLFKIHDASDYLPNEAIVVLIDTKLLLELLGLVDIVVCEEGKFVLIDSIKCNPKKDFLSLSEFVISGIFSVLATVLFELVTTIRMVRVERILRNELLKKNTFQDALLEFTKLVLNGRIHDASQYILQKAVELVPGAQAGSLLMKKGDVFVFTNVYGYDQKIVGNLFFRPEELAQGQDGKVKIIKNLHKINEELLNSEKRDFLYSEGRVNQIKVLLSIPVIVKNDTIAFFNLDNFEDENAFTQESIEVAELFAGQVGLLFERIKLEEELEEQRRIMEYYSYHDPLTGLANRRLLEEFAEKIFSLARRTNRSACLLFMDLHKFKQVNDKFGHSVGDQLLKMIALRIQKSIRENDIVARLGGDEFVFLLSNFSTEEITTFTKRLLKVIQEPLVVENNVFSISANFGIAFYPTDGDNLETLLRNADMALYFSKKRSESFAFYSRLSRDQM
- a CDS encoding amidohydrolase, whose product is MKILFKNATVFPITKKPFKGDVLVENGKIKQVGDQIRSSKGVETIDLTNKYLFPGFIDAHSHIGLYPEGLGSTESEGNEMTDPVTAHLYALDAFYPDDSAIKKALSGGVTTAFVVMGSANPVGGQGFVAKFSGKTATQMCVMNPVGVKMAFGENPKRVYSEKKVLPNTRMGTAAVIRTFLLKSRDYMKKKELAKKENKEFTDTDPKYEVGEKLLKGELVARMHAHRADDILTAIRIAEEFNIKFVIEHCTEGYKVADILAAKNVPVVAGPLLTFATKLELRDMTMEALKILTEKGVLTALMCDHPVIPLEYATVQAATAMRYGMKEEDLLKMLTINPAKILGLSDRIGSIEPGKDADLVVWSGHPFDMKAIVEKVFIEGELIYSR
- a CDS encoding molybdopterin-binding domain-containing protein, encoding MNFTCLIVDGDDSFVEKLEKTLVLLPVQVKIKRVPQDVDQIAELIFEEAERSVDLLLILGGVDVRSAAVSSTAVKRICDERVYTLETYLCELLAQHKECILTSPTAGMRKKTLIVSLPQHEAILKVLHLIFEALKGG
- the gltA gene encoding NADPH-dependent glutamate synthase is translated as MPEQEPHERIKNFSEVALGYSEEQAVLEARRCLQCPAHPCVSGCPVGIDIPGFIRKIKEGNFEESAKILKKYNNLPAICGRVCPQEVQCEEKCVVGKIPGSEPVAIGRLERFVADWEAANIKDLKVDPQPPREKKIAVIGSGPAGLTVAADLAKMGYSVDIFETLHKPGGVLVYGIPEFRLPKSIVEREVRYIESLSVKIHLNTPVGKAIPVEELLDKYDAIFIGVGAGTPKFMKIPGTNLNGVYSANEFLTRVNLMKAYLFPEYDTPVKKGKNVVIVGGGNVAMDAARSALRLGAKDVVVVYRRTEQEMPARREEYLHAVEEGIKFKWLTQPLRYIGDEKGRVTGVECISMELGEPDESGRRRPIPIEDSRFIIETDMVVEAIGTDANRFLLSQFKGLTLNKYGYVIADSETGATSLRKVFAGGDIVTGAATVIEAMGAGKRAAYWIDKFLSGEYDPWR